The Oecophyllibacter saccharovorans sequence CGATGCCAGGGAACAGGCCCCCCAGGCGTAATAGAGTTTGTAGGTCTGTGCCATGGTCTCATCCTTCCTAGTGTGCGCAGATCCGCCTGCAAAGGCGATGATGCTTAAGGAAAGTTTCCTCTGGCTGTGAGCGCCTGTCAACAAGGATGAGGGTCAACAAGACAGACCGGCTGAAAGCCCCTTTAAACGCTCTTGCCCCCTCACGACATAAAAGAAAAGAACAGCCCCAAACCGGAGAGTGATTCTGCAGATAAGCAGAATTAGGAGATACCAGAACCATGACCGCCCATTCCGCTTCCGCAAACGCCCCTTACCGTATTTTCGCGGAATTCGAGACCAGCGAGGAAAGCTTTGGTCCTTTTCTTGACCTCTGCCGCTATGACGCGCGCGAAAGCCGCCAGGAAGAGCCGGGCTGCCTGGACTTCACGGTTCTGGTACCCGAAGGCGAGCGCAACGTCATTGTTCTCTTTGAGGTCTACCGCGACAAGGCTGCCTTCGAAGCCCACCGCAACACGCCGCATTTCATCAAATTCGCCCGCGGCTGCGCGGACATGCATGTCATCACGCGCACAGTGCGCCCCCTGCTGGGCCCTGAAGCGGCCACCCACTGAGCAGCTGCCTGGATGAAGGAAGCGGCATTTCCCGGGCGGGAAAAATGGTTGTTCAACCAGACCGGGGGCCTGGCAACGGCGGCCTGACCAGCAAGCGCAGGCACAGAAAACTGCCCAACCCTGCCAGCCCGATCACACATCCCATGGGCCAT is a genomic window containing:
- a CDS encoding putative quinol monooxygenase, encoding MTAHSASANAPYRIFAEFETSEESFGPFLDLCRYDARESRQEEPGCLDFTVLVPEGERNVIVLFEVYRDKAAFEAHRNTPHFIKFARGCADMHVITRTVRPLLGPEAATH